From the Paramormyrops kingsleyae isolate MSU_618 chromosome 7, PKINGS_0.4, whole genome shotgun sequence genome, one window contains:
- the LOC111841141 gene encoding lysozyme C-like — translation MGGCPLPSSLLSPAESKLGEDKENFPIGINYHHHHHQDKVCDRRPQPIHHISILAIANGKIFTRCDLARKLKASGMDGYKGYSLANWVCLAKWESDYNTASINRNSDGSTDYGIFQINSRWWCNNHKTPTSNGCGIDCSALQSDNIDVAIQCAKRVARDPNGISAWVAWRNKCKGKDLSSYVAGCGV, via the exons atgggtggctgccctttgccgTCAAGCCTCCTCTCACCtgcagagagcaagttgggggaggataaagagaatttccccataggaatcaattatcatcatcatcatcaccaggACAAGGTGTGTGACAGAAGACCTCAACCCATCCATCATATCAG CATTTTGGCCATTGCAAATGGCAAAATTTTCACCCGGTGTGATTTAGCACGGAAGCTCAAGGCTTCaggaatggatggatataaagGGTACAGTCTGGCAAACT GGGTCTGTTTGGCTAAATGGGAGTCAGACTACAACACCGCATCCATCAACCGGAACTCTGATGGATCAACGGATTATGGCATTTTCCAGATCAACAGCCGCTGGTGGTGCAATAATCATAAGACACCTACATCAAATGGTTGTGGTATCGACTGTAGTG CACTCCAATCTGACAACATTGACGTAGCCATCCAGTGCGCCAAGCGTGTGGCCAGAGACCCCAATGGCATATCAGCTTG GGTGGCCTGGAGGAATAAATGCAAGGGTAAAGACCTGAGCTCGTACGTTGCAGGCTGTGGGGTCTGA
- the LOC111841134 gene encoding lysozyme C II-like: MKVFALFISVLLGTASAKVFERCELARKLKASGLDGYHGYSLPNWVCLSNWESSYNTAATNRNSDGSTDYGIFQINSRWWCNDFKTPLAKNACGINCSQLLSDDIDVAITCAKRVVRDPNGMGAWVAWRNRCQGRDLRQYTAGCGV, encoded by the exons ATGAAAGTGTTTGCGCTTTTCATTTCTGTCCTGCTAGGAACAGCAAGTGCTAAGGTTTTTGAGCGATGTGAGTTGGCGCGGAAACTCAAGGCTTCTGGGTTGGATGGGTACCATGGGTACAGCTTGCCTAACT GGGTTTGTTTGTCCAATTGGGAGTCAAGTTACAACACTGCAGCCACCAACCGGAACTCTGATGGATCAACTGATTATGGCATTTTCCAGATTAACAGTCGCTGGTGGTGCAACGACTTCAAGACTCCTCTTGCCAAGAATGCTTGTGGCATCAACTGTAGCC AACTGCTGTCTGACGACATTGATGTAGCCATCACGTGTGCCAAGCGTGTGGTCAGAGACCCCAATGGCATGGGAGCCTG GGTGGCCTGGCGGAATCGCTGCCAGGGTCGCGACCTGAGGCAGTACACTGCAGGCTGTGGGGTCTGA